The nucleotide window AGGGCGCGGGCCGTCTCCTCGCGCTTCTCGGCCTCGGTCTCCTTGCTCAGACCGATCTCGAAGTTGTCCACGGCCAGCGTCGCGTTGGCGAGGAAGTCCTCCTTCGCGTAGTTGCGGAGCTTCTCGGCCTTCGTCCAGTAGGCCTTGGCGAGATTGGTGTAGCCGGCCGGGTTCTCGGGATTGGCCTGGGTGGCCGTCGTGAAGTACTCGATCGCCAGCTCGGTCTCGTCCCGCTGGGAGGCTTCGACGCCGTTGTTGAAGACCTCGGCGAAGTTGTGGTCGATGTTCTGCTGGGCCATCTTCGCCCGGTCGGGCTTGAGCTCCGCGGCCTTGCGGAAGTTCTCGTAGGCCGAGGAGTAGTTGCGCAGCATCGACTGGCTGAGGGCGCGGTAGAAGTAGGCCTCGCCGTCGTTGGGGTTGACCCGCAGGGCCTCTCCGCAGAGGGAGTCGGCCTCCTCGAACTCGCCCTGCTGGTAGCGCAGGATCGCGCTCGAGGTCTGCATCGAGTTACAGCCGATGGCGAGGGCGAGCAGACCCAGGAGGGCCACCGTCAGCGCGTGTCTCTGTCTCATCCCAGAACCGTCCTCCTTGGATCGAGGGGGATCCTACCCGCCGCCCCAGGGGCGACCGGACCGAGCGAATGCGTCTGTGATTGTGTTGGGGTCGAGGGGCGGACCAGCGCAAAGCTAGCGGCCACAAGGGGAAAAGTCAAGGCCGGCCCCGGCTAGAGGAGGCTCTCCGGGTCGACGTCGATCTCCAGGGCCAGGGCGCCGCTGCGGCCCAATCGCCGGGCGATGTCGGCGAAGAGCGGCGCCAGGCTGCGCTTCTGGCTCGCGTCCAGGCGACCCTTGACGAGGATCTGCTGCCGGAAGCGCTCCTTGAGCCGCGCGGGATAGGCCTCCACCGGGCCCAGAATCTCGGTCCGGCCCGGCGGCGCGCCACCGCCCGCGGCCGCTTCTGGCCAGCGTTCCCGGCAGGCCGCCGCCAGCCGGAGCGCCGCCTGCGCGGCCAGCTCCGCCTCGGGCGCGCTGACCAGCAGGGAGACGAGGCGCCGGTAGGGCGGGTAGCCCAGCGCCCGCCGCTCGGCCAGCTCCCGCTCGACGAGCGCGCCCAGCTCGCCCGCGGCCAGGGCCCGCAGGAGCGGGTGCTCGGGCGCGTAGCTCTGGACCAGCACGCGGCCGGGCCGCTCGCCCCGTCCGCTGCGGCCCGCCACCTGCTCGAGAAGTTGCCAGCTGCGCTCGGCGGCGCGGAAGTCGGGCAGGAAGAGGCCGAGGTCGGCGTCCACGACCCCGACCAGGGTGACCTCGGGGAAGTGGTGCCCCTTGGCGATCATCTGCGTGCCGAGCAGCAGGGCCGGCCCCGGCGCCGCGAAGCGGGCGAGGATCTCGGCGTGGGCGCCGCGGCGGCGCGTGCTGTCCAGGTCCATGCGGTGGATCGGCAGGCCCGGAAAGCGCAGGCCGAGCTCCAGCTCGAGCTGCTGCGTGCCGGCGCCCAGCAGCACCCAGCGCCGGCTGCCGCAGGCCGGGCAAACCGGCTCGGGCGCGCGCTCCTGGCCGCAGTAGTGGCAGATGAGCCGCTCGCGGCGCGAGTGGTAGACGAGCGGGATCTCGCAGCGCGAGCAGCGGCGCGTCTCGCCGCAGTCGCGGCAGAGGCGCAGGCGGCTATGACCCCTACGATTGAGCAGGAGGATCGCCTTCTCGCCGCGCGCCGCGCAGGCACCGATGGCCTCGGCCAGGGGCGCGGCGAGCAGGCCCGTCTCGGCGGCCATCGGCAGGACCTCGATCATGGGACGCGGTAACCCGGTCACCCGCTCGGGCAGGCTGAGCAGGCGGTACTTGCCGCGGCGGGCGTTGTCGAGGCTCTCGAGCGCGGGCGTCGCGCTGCCGAGCAGCACCGCCGCGCCTGCCGCCTGGGCGCGCAGCATCGCCACGCTGCGGGCGTGGTAGCGCGGCTTCTCGGTCTGCTTGTAGGAGCTGTCGTGCTCCTCGTCGATCACGATGAGTCCCAGGCGCCGGCAGGGCGCGAAGACCGCCGAGCGCGCCCCGAGCACCACCTGCAGGCGGCCCGCGCGCAGGCCCTCCCAGACGAGATAGCGCTCCCCCGCCGAGAGCCCGCTGTGGAAGACGCCCACGCCCTCGCCCAGGCGCGCGCGGAAGCGCTGGGCGGCCTGGGGCGTGAGGCTGATCTCGGGCACCAGCACGATGGCCTGCTTGCCGGCCGCCAGGCAGCGGGCGATGGCCTGCAGGTAGACCTCGGTCTTGCCGCTGCCGGTGACGCCGTGGAGCAGGAAGCGCGCGAAGCCGCCGGCGTCGAGGGCCTCGACCAGGGCCGCCAGGGCCGCGGCCTGGTCGGGGGTGAGGCGCTGGGATCGGTCGGCGGGCGGCAGGGGGGCCGGCGCCGGGGCGCGCGGGCGCTTCATCGGCTTCACGGGCAGCATGCTGCGCAGCACTTCCCCAAGGCTGGCCGCATAGTAGTCGGCGAGCTGGCGCGCGAGGCGGAGGAGCCCGGCGTCCAGCCAGGGCTCGGGGTCGAGCAGTTCGCCGACGGGCTTGAGCTTGGCCGGATCGGCGCGCAGGCCGGCCTCCAGCTGCGCGGCGGCCAGGGGGCCGAGGACGAAGCCCGTCTCCTCGCCGGCGCCGAAGGGCACGCGGACGCGGCAGCCCGGGGCGGGCAGGGGCATCTCGGCGGGCAGACGGTAGCTGAAGCTGCGGTCCAGGGGCAGCGGGAGCGCGACGTCGACGAAGCGCTCGCCCGCGGCGCCGCCGGCGGGTTCGCTCACGGCTCTCCTCGTCCTCGTCGAGGCGGCGAGGGCTAGCCGCGGGCGGGAGGCGCGCCGCGGCGCCTCTGTTCTCGCACGCCCGCCCGCGCGGCGCAAGGGGCCGCGCGGGCCGCAAACGGAAAGGCCGCCCCTCCCCGCGGGAAGGACGGCCCTCGCCGTGCACGCCGGGTGGCGGCCTACTGGCCGCCGGCCTGGATGCCCAGGATCTCCTGGACCCGGGTGATCAGCTTGTTGGGGCTGAAGGGCTTGGTGATGTAGTCGTCGGCCCCCACCTCGAAGCCCTTCTTGCGGTCGCCGTCGCGGCCCTTGGCCGTGAGCAGCAGCACGGGGATGTGCTTCGTCTCCGGCATTTCCTTGAGTCGCCGGCAGGTCTCGTAGCCGTCGAGCTTGGGCATCATCACGTCCATGACGATCAGGTCCGGCCGCTCGCTCACGGCTTTCTCGAGCGCCTGCTCGCCGTTGGCGGCCGTGACCACTTCGTAGCCCTCGGCACCCAGGCTGAAGTCCAGGATGTGGAGGATGTAGACCTCGTCGTCGACCACCAGGACCTTACCCTGAAACACGGCGACTCCTTTCCCTCGACTGCTCGCCCCCGCAGGGGCGCCCGGGCTCAGTCGAGCCCGGGTTGACTGTCCATGTCGTTATCGGCAGGCACGGTCTGCGCTGAAGGCCGGCCTGCGCCCGCGTCGCCCCGCAAGGGGCGCGGGCGATCCAGCTCCGCGTGCTCCGCGTGCAGGGCTGCCAGCTCATCGGCCTCGATCCAGGCCTTGTCGCGCAGCATCTGGAGGAACTGCAGCACCAGACGCGGATCGAACTGCCGGCCCGAGCAGCGCACCAGCTCGCGCGCCGCCTCGAACGGCACGTGCACCGGCTTGTACTTGCGGGGCGCGGTCATCGAGCAGTAGGCATCGATGATGGCGACGATGCGCGCGCCGAGCGGGATCGTCTCGCCGCAGAGGCCGTCCGGGTAGCCGTCGCCGTTGAACCACTCGTGGTGATGGAGGACGATCGTGCCCACGGCCTCCATCGCCTGGATGTCCTCGAGCAGGCGCGCCGCCTGGCGCGGGTGCTCGTGCAGCTTCTGCCGCTCGCTGGGGCTCAGCGGGCGGTCCTGCTTCTCGATGTCGAGGCCGATCTGGGCCATGGCGACATCGTGGAAGTTCGTCGCCAGGCGCACGTCGCGGGCCAGCTCCATGTCGGCGCCGGCGCGATCGGCCAGCTCCCAGGCGAGCAGCGCGGGGTCGACCTTGGCCGGCACGCGGCGCTGGCCGCTCTGGAGCAGGTCGCGCACGGCGCGCATCGCCCGGCGCAGCAGGCGGCCCGGGTCGCGCTGCGCCGCCGCCTCGCCGATCACGCGGCCGATGCGGTCGACGATGCTCTCGACGAGGAGCTGGTCCTCCTGCCGGAAGATCGGCGTCCGCCGCCGCGCGACGAAGCTGCCCACGCTGCGATCCTTGAAGTAGAGCGGCACCGCGACGAGGCTCGCGTCCGGCTCCACGGCGATCAGCGCGCCGCCGCGCTGCAGCGCCTGCGTGGCGACCTTGGCCGCCTGGAGCAGGTTCTCGCAGTCGTCGGTGGCCCAGTAGAGCTGCAGCTCCTCCGGCGTGCCGAGGAAGAGCAGGCAGTCCTCGGCGCGCGCGACGTGACCGATCCAGTCGACGGCCAGACGCAGGAACTCCTCCACCTCACCGCTCTGCTTGAGCTCCAGCGGCGTGCCTTCGAGCCCGAAGCCGTCGCGCGCGATCGGCAGGTCGAAGGTGAAGGTGGCGCCGGCGCCAGGCGCGCTCTCCACGCGAACGTGGCCCTGGTGCTGCTCGACGATCTCCTTGACGATCGCCAGGCCCAGCCCCGTGCTCTGGCTGTGGTTGTCGCCCTGGCCGCTGCCCTGGTAGAAGCGCTCGAAGATGTGCGGCTGCTCCTCGAGCGGGATGCCGACGCCCTGGTCGATGACCAGCACCTCGATCGCATCCTCGCGACGGCGCGCGCTGACGGTGATCGTCTGCCCGCTCGTGCTGAACTTGATCGCATTGCCGATCAGGTTGATCAGCACCTGGCGGATCATGCCGGGATCGGCGAAGACGGGCGGCAGCTCCAGCGGCACCTCGATGGCCAGGTGCATGTCCTTCTCCTGGAGGTGCACCTCCAGCGCCTGGGCGCAGGAGTCCACCACCCGGCGCAGGCGCACCGGGCGGCGCTCCATCACGCGGTTGCTGTAGTCCAGGGCGGAGATCTCGAGGATCTTGCCGGTCATGTCGATGAGGCGGTCGGCCTCCTCGCGGATGACGAGCAGGAACTCCTCCATCGCCTCGTGGTCGCCGCGGCGGACGTTGGCGAGCAGGGTGTCGACCGAGGCCTTGATCGCCGTGAGCGGGGTCTTCAGCTCGTGGCTGGCCACCGAGGCGAACTCGCTCTTGGCCTGGTTGGCGTAGGTCAGCTCGTCGACCTCGCGCTTGAGGTCGGCGATCTGCTCGGCGAACTCGTCGAGCTTCCGGCCGTGGCGCAGGGTGCTCATCATCACGCGGGCGGTCAGCTCGAAGGTCTTCTCGTCGCCGCGGCGGAATTCGCAGGGCGCCGCGCTGCCGACGACGAGCAGGCCCGCCGCCTCGCTGCCGCTGCCGAAGCGGACGGCGACGAGGGAGCCGAAGCCGGCCTTGGCCGCCATCGCCGTCTCGCCGAAGCGGGGATCGGCCGCGAGGTCGGACACGAAGAGCGGGGCGTTGAAGGGCTGGCTGCGCAGGAGGTTCTGGATCTCGACCAGCCAGGGGCGGTGGTCGTAGTTGCGGTCGGCGAAGCCGAGCACCGTGAGGTGGTCGTCCCCGTCGGTGTCCTGGAGCAGGAGGGCGCCGTACTCGGCGCGCAGGAGGAGCATCGCCTCCTGCAGACCCATGCCGGCCAGCTTGCGCACGTCGTCCAGCGAGCGCACGCCGAGAACGACCTCCGTGATCTGGCTGAGGTCGCGCAGACGGGCCCAGAGGTAGCGCTCGCGCGTGAGCCCGGCGCGGGCGGCGCGCTCCTCGCGCGCCAGGAAGAGCAGCAGCAGCAGCGAGACGACGCCGAGCAGGCCGAACTCCACGCGCAACGCGCGCGGCCCGACGACGGCGGCCGCCGCCAGCACGAGCGTCGCAATCGCGAAGACACCCATCCAGGAGCGGCGCAGCCGGCGCAGGAGCCGGCGCACGCGTCGGGTCGGCTCGCGCCCGGGCAAGCCGCCCTCGAGCCGCTCCAGGCCGTCCATCTGCTCGCTGGAATCCTGCACGCGCTGTGCCTCGCTTCGCTAGGCCGTTTCCGGCTCGGCTTCCTGCGCGATCGGCTCCTCGGCCGAGTCGCCGGCGCCGCGGCCGCGGCGCTCCTTGACGACGGTGCTGCCCTGGAATGTCTTGCCGTACTTCTTCAACTCGAAGGCGGCATCGCTGATCTGGCCGACGTGCGTGTAGCGACGCCCCTCGTTGATGACGATCGCCACGGTCAGGCTCATCAGGGGGATGCGCAGCTCGCTGCCCTGGCGGTCGAGCACGCTCAGGTGCCCGCGCTCCCAGTCCTCGCGACGGAAGAGCCGCTCCTTGAGCAGGTCGAAGGCCTTCACCGTGCGCCGCGCGATGTCCTCGGCGAGGTCCAGCGGCGCCACCATCACGAAGTCGTCGCCGCCGACGTGACCGGCGAAGCCCTCGTGGCCGGTGTCGTGGAT belongs to bacterium and includes:
- the priA gene encoding primosomal protein N', whose protein sequence is MSEPAGGAAGERFVDVALPLPLDRSFSYRLPAEMPLPAPGCRVRVPFGAGEETGFVLGPLAAAQLEAGLRADPAKLKPVGELLDPEPWLDAGLLRLARQLADYYAASLGEVLRSMLPVKPMKRPRAPAPAPLPPADRSQRLTPDQAAALAALVEALDAGGFARFLLHGVTGSGKTEVYLQAIARCLAAGKQAIVLVPEISLTPQAAQRFRARLGEGVGVFHSGLSAGERYLVWEGLRAGRLQVVLGARSAVFAPCRRLGLIVIDEEHDSSYKQTEKPRYHARSVAMLRAQAAGAAVLLGSATPALESLDNARRGKYRLLSLPERVTGLPRPMIEVLPMAAETGLLAAPLAEAIGACAARGEKAILLLNRRGHSRLRLCRDCGETRRCSRCEIPLVYHSRRERLICHYCGQERAPEPVCPACGSRRWVLLGAGTQQLELELGLRFPGLPIHRMDLDSTRRRGAHAEILARFAAPGPALLLGTQMIAKGHHFPEVTLVGVVDADLGLFLPDFRAAERSWQLLEQVAGRSGRGERPGRVLVQSYAPEHPLLRALAAGELGALVERELAERRALGYPPYRRLVSLLVSAPEAELAAQAALRLAAACRERWPEAAAGGGAPPGRTEILGPVEAYPARLKERFRQQILVKGRLDASQKRSLAPLFADIARRLGRSGALALEIDVDPESLL
- a CDS encoding HD domain-containing protein gives rise to the protein MQDSSEQMDGLERLEGGLPGREPTRRVRRLLRRLRRSWMGVFAIATLVLAAAAVVGPRALRVEFGLLGVVSLLLLLFLAREERAARAGLTRERYLWARLRDLSQITEVVLGVRSLDDVRKLAGMGLQEAMLLLRAEYGALLLQDTDGDDHLTVLGFADRNYDHRPWLVEIQNLLRSQPFNAPLFVSDLAADPRFGETAMAAKAGFGSLVAVRFGSGSEAAGLLVVGSAAPCEFRRGDEKTFELTARVMMSTLRHGRKLDEFAEQIADLKREVDELTYANQAKSEFASVASHELKTPLTAIKASVDTLLANVRRGDHEAMEEFLLVIREEADRLIDMTGKILEISALDYSNRVMERRPVRLRRVVDSCAQALEVHLQEKDMHLAIEVPLELPPVFADPGMIRQVLINLIGNAIKFSTSGQTITVSARRREDAIEVLVIDQGVGIPLEEQPHIFERFYQGSGQGDNHSQSTGLGLAIVKEIVEQHQGHVRVESAPGAGATFTFDLPIARDGFGLEGTPLELKQSGEVEEFLRLAVDWIGHVARAEDCLLFLGTPEELQLYWATDDCENLLQAAKVATQALQRGGALIAVEPDASLVAVPLYFKDRSVGSFVARRRTPIFRQEDQLLVESIVDRIGRVIGEAAAQRDPGRLLRRAMRAVRDLLQSGQRRVPAKVDPALLAWELADRAGADMELARDVRLATNFHDVAMAQIGLDIEKQDRPLSPSERQKLHEHPRQAARLLEDIQAMEAVGTIVLHHHEWFNGDGYPDGLCGETIPLGARIVAIIDAYCSMTAPRKYKPVHVPFEAARELVRCSGRQFDPRLVLQFLQMLRDKAWIEADELAALHAEHAELDRPRPLRGDAGAGRPSAQTVPADNDMDSQPGLD
- a CDS encoding response regulator gives rise to the protein MFQGKVLVVDDEVYILHILDFSLGAEGYEVVTAANGEQALEKAVSERPDLIVMDVMMPKLDGYETCRRLKEMPETKHIPVLLLTAKGRDGDRKKGFEVGADDYITKPFSPNKLITRVQEILGIQAGGQ